From Pseudarthrobacter equi, a single genomic window includes:
- a CDS encoding response regulator transcription factor — MARILIADDEPRIAAFIAKGLTAAGYTTSSVEDGIRALDYGSSGEFDLLILDIGMPRMDGFGVLSALRAMNCTVPVIVLTARDSLPDTLAALDGGADDYMSKPFRFEELLSRIRLRLRDTPAAPAATAPASGDVSLDVDLRCANVRGRTVSLSAREFAMARVFVENAGKLLSREQLLSRVWGYDFDGSSNVVDVYVGYLRTKLGPEHFQSVRGAGYRFTPVPASPTSPEPAP; from the coding sequence GTGGCTCGCATTCTGATCGCCGACGACGAACCACGGATCGCCGCCTTCATCGCCAAGGGCCTTACGGCGGCCGGGTACACCACGTCTTCCGTGGAGGATGGCATCCGGGCGCTGGACTACGGCAGTTCCGGTGAGTTCGACCTGCTGATCCTGGACATCGGGATGCCGCGGATGGACGGCTTTGGCGTACTTTCGGCCCTCCGTGCCATGAACTGCACCGTTCCGGTCATCGTGCTGACGGCACGGGATTCCCTTCCGGACACGCTGGCAGCGCTCGACGGCGGCGCGGACGACTACATGAGCAAGCCCTTCCGTTTCGAGGAGCTGCTTTCGCGCATCCGGCTCAGGCTGCGGGACACTCCGGCAGCGCCGGCGGCCACGGCCCCCGCAAGCGGAGACGTGAGCCTGGACGTAGACCTCCGCTGCGCCAACGTCCGGGGCCGGACAGTCTCCCTGTCCGCCCGCGAGTTCGCCATGGCTCGCGTGTTCGTGGAGAACGCAGGCAAGCTGCTCAGCCGGGAACAGCTGCTCAGCCGGGTCTGGGGCTACGACTTCGACGGGTCCTCGAACGTGGTGGACGTCTACGTCGGGTACCTCCGCACCAAGCTGGGGCCGGAGCACTTCCAGTCCGTCCGGGGAGCCGGCTACCGCTTCACCCCGGTCCCTGCCAGCCCAACGAGCCCCGAGCCGGCACCGTGA
- a CDS encoding peroxidase family protein, whose protein sequence is MGKVPRVSARKRNRTTAGAGLRAFAASGALALVASMGLPPLAAQAVQAPVGSGFTVTPADLSYILKQIKIAEAHVANTTSATGPCGALIGTGPNQLASPLLSHGLRTVDGSCNNLQPGQDTYGASDQVFPRLAPKSFGPAESGSFGGPPVATSYTQKSGSVFDSRPRTISNLIADQTSANPAAVAAAGFPARSQGNTGVVPCTTDPVPEAVPPVAAAPEGCVPSHNTLDIPNVTTDVGLSPPYNSLFTLFGQFFDHGIDQTVKGGGTVYVPLKADDPLIAGPDHAFGTADDLDPHMRFMVLTRAQNQPGPDGVLGTADDLQDALNTDSPWVDQSQTYASHSSHQVFLREYTNNSEGRPVSTGGLLGGPAGTAAAGGMATWADTKKQAREMLGIQLLDKDVLNVPLLAADAYGKFIPGPKDGLPQFVTRSGLVEADRTANGGNGTLVPQDALYFNTPFLTDIAHNADPSPQDTDHNPATPPAAPAPDADKTASADFAAQAPGTYDDEMLNAHFIAGDGRVNENIGLTAIHQVFHSEHDRLVGDIKNVLSTDKSTRGAAALPEWQASAGADGWNGERLFQAARFITEMEYQHLVFEEFARKIQPAVNIFEPFAFSQTDLNPAINAEFAHSVYRFGHSMLTETISRRNEDSPGPDGVWGNQDDVPGSQNDLPLLGGFLNPPAYTDGGPAGPLTSEEAAGSIVMGMSDQVGAELDEFVTDTLRSKLLGLPMDLAAINLARGRSEGIPSLNVFRRHLHGATNDSQLRPYANWIDFGENIKHPASLINFIAAYGTHPSIVSATTLEAKRKAARLIVSPDALAGEVAPDDAVAFMNSTDAWANNGTASTTGLDDIDLWMGGLAERTNMFGGLLGSTFNYVFESQMTDLQNGDRLYYLARTPGMNLMAQLEGNSFAEMIMRNTNAKALKADAFATADCKFELKNLAGTVEGFAASGNRVADDAGTECSETALLLRMPDGTIKYRATNSVDPVGINGQAVYNGTDRADRVHGGVDNDTFWGGKGNDVIEGGDGADTVLGGEGNDIVTDLAGDDILKGGPGNDALDGGPGLDLMLGGDGKDFINGGANSNETFAGEGDDFVIAGEGLDGVFGGGGDDWAEGGDSPDLLIGDSSNLFFLDDSQKPGHDILIGQGGDDDYDMEGGDDIGLAGPGIEKAAGASGFDWEIGAYDPQPQDADLNLPIAPLDILQVGVRDRYNEVEALSGGPFADTLRGDDLTPRTVGGGGFIGCDVLDQAGVDRIVGLDQLITSLPTPVEDVINASASKECPVLTGSQVWGEGNILLGGGGDDTIEGRGGNDIIDGDRYLSVRLSVRTDPADPATEVGSATSMTAQFQRAADGTLTGPTLQQAVFAGSIDPGDVVAVREILSSAEGTDTAVFSDLEFNYTITTTGGDGTLGSPGSVTTVQHNGGRDGTDTLRNVELLVFGNGTGTGNGNGNGGNGNGGNGADDGIGGVIPGDGEVVVIIDPVPDPATDPGTPPVDPAPVDPAPADPPANPAPADPPANPAPADPPANPAPVDPPANPAPVDPPANPAPADPPANPAPVDPPANPAPVDPPANPAPASGGVAVRTVDATGTQVGEIIMAEPGTSRVVVRGLENGEAYRFQVAPTTGDDSEPTFSALSEPVVPSPEAGLRSQAGGSAVAPVPAEPVTEQQPAVTGTLPLGGLAAVAPVLLIALGHYLATGEGATPLGLAIGGLLAAAALLAFRFYSARSKGRTAGTGTASNAKAGDRA, encoded by the coding sequence ATGGGGAAAGTACCTCGCGTTTCAGCGCGCAAAAGAAACCGCACAACCGCGGGTGCAGGCCTGCGGGCCTTTGCAGCATCAGGCGCCCTGGCGCTGGTGGCGTCCATGGGCCTGCCTCCGCTGGCAGCCCAGGCCGTACAGGCACCGGTCGGCTCGGGGTTCACCGTCACCCCGGCCGACCTGTCCTACATCCTCAAGCAGATCAAGATCGCCGAAGCGCACGTGGCGAACACGACGTCCGCCACAGGCCCGTGCGGGGCACTGATCGGCACCGGCCCCAACCAGCTGGCCAGCCCGCTGCTGTCCCACGGCCTGCGGACCGTGGACGGCAGCTGCAACAACCTGCAGCCGGGCCAGGACACCTACGGCGCCTCGGACCAGGTGTTCCCGCGGCTGGCGCCGAAATCGTTCGGACCCGCCGAGAGCGGCTCGTTCGGCGGACCGCCGGTGGCCACAAGCTACACGCAGAAATCGGGAAGCGTCTTCGATTCCCGGCCCCGGACCATCAGCAACCTGATCGCAGACCAGACGTCCGCCAACCCGGCCGCGGTGGCTGCCGCCGGCTTCCCCGCCCGCTCCCAGGGCAACACCGGCGTGGTGCCGTGCACCACTGACCCTGTCCCCGAGGCCGTCCCCCCGGTCGCAGCAGCGCCCGAAGGCTGTGTCCCCTCGCACAACACCCTGGATATCCCCAACGTCACTACCGACGTCGGCCTGTCACCGCCCTACAACTCGCTCTTCACCCTGTTCGGCCAGTTCTTTGACCACGGCATCGACCAGACCGTCAAGGGCGGCGGAACGGTCTACGTGCCGCTCAAGGCCGACGATCCGCTCATTGCAGGGCCGGACCACGCCTTCGGCACCGCGGACGACCTCGATCCCCACATGCGCTTCATGGTCCTCACCCGGGCGCAGAACCAGCCCGGCCCGGACGGCGTCCTGGGCACCGCCGACGATCTCCAGGACGCGCTGAACACCGACTCTCCGTGGGTGGACCAGAGCCAGACCTACGCGTCCCACTCGTCCCACCAGGTCTTCCTGCGCGAATACACCAACAACTCCGAGGGCCGGCCGGTCTCCACCGGCGGCCTGCTGGGCGGCCCGGCGGGTACGGCGGCGGCCGGCGGCATGGCCACTTGGGCCGACACCAAGAAGCAGGCCCGGGAAATGCTCGGCATCCAGCTCCTGGACAAGGACGTCCTCAACGTTCCGCTGCTGGCGGCCGACGCCTACGGCAAGTTCATCCCGGGCCCCAAAGACGGGCTTCCGCAGTTCGTCACCCGGTCCGGGCTGGTGGAGGCGGACCGGACCGCGAACGGCGGCAACGGGACGCTGGTACCGCAGGATGCGCTGTACTTCAACACACCGTTCCTGACGGACATCGCCCACAACGCCGACCCTTCGCCCCAGGACACCGACCACAACCCGGCAACGCCGCCGGCGGCACCGGCCCCCGACGCGGACAAGACGGCGTCCGCAGACTTTGCGGCCCAGGCTCCCGGGACGTATGACGACGAGATGCTGAATGCGCACTTCATCGCCGGCGACGGACGGGTCAACGAGAACATCGGGCTGACGGCAATCCATCAGGTCTTCCACTCCGAGCACGACCGCCTGGTGGGGGACATCAAGAACGTCCTCAGCACGGACAAGTCCACCCGCGGTGCTGCTGCCCTCCCCGAGTGGCAGGCGTCCGCCGGCGCTGACGGCTGGAACGGCGAGCGCCTCTTCCAGGCAGCGCGCTTCATCACGGAAATGGAGTACCAGCACCTTGTCTTCGAGGAGTTTGCCCGCAAGATCCAGCCGGCTGTGAACATCTTCGAACCCTTCGCGTTCTCCCAGACCGACCTCAATCCGGCCATCAACGCCGAGTTTGCCCACTCGGTCTACCGTTTTGGGCATTCGATGCTCACCGAAACCATCTCGCGGCGCAACGAGGACAGCCCAGGACCTGACGGCGTCTGGGGCAACCAGGACGACGTGCCGGGTTCGCAGAACGACCTGCCGCTCCTGGGAGGATTCCTGAACCCGCCCGCCTACACCGACGGCGGCCCGGCAGGTCCGCTGACCTCCGAGGAAGCCGCCGGCAGCATCGTCATGGGCATGTCGGACCAGGTGGGCGCCGAACTTGATGAGTTCGTCACGGACACCCTGCGCAGCAAGCTGCTGGGCCTGCCGATGGACCTGGCTGCCATCAACCTTGCCCGCGGCCGGTCCGAGGGGATCCCTTCGCTGAACGTCTTCCGCCGGCACCTCCACGGCGCCACTAACGACAGCCAGCTCAGGCCGTACGCCAACTGGATCGATTTCGGCGAGAACATCAAGCACCCGGCTTCGCTGATCAACTTCATCGCCGCCTACGGCACCCACCCCTCCATCGTTTCCGCCACCACCCTGGAGGCGAAGCGGAAAGCAGCCCGGCTGATTGTCAGCCCGGACGCCTTGGCCGGTGAGGTGGCCCCGGACGACGCCGTGGCCTTCATGAACAGCACCGATGCATGGGCCAACAACGGCACCGCATCCACCACCGGCCTGGACGACATCGACCTCTGGATGGGTGGCCTGGCCGAACGGACCAATATGTTCGGGGGCCTGCTGGGCAGCACCTTCAACTACGTGTTCGAAAGCCAGATGACGGATCTGCAGAACGGTGACCGGCTGTACTACCTGGCGCGCACCCCCGGGATGAACCTGATGGCTCAGCTTGAAGGGAACTCCTTCGCGGAGATGATCATGCGCAACACGAACGCGAAGGCCCTGAAGGCTGACGCGTTCGCCACCGCCGACTGCAAGTTTGAGCTGAAGAACCTGGCGGGAACTGTCGAGGGCTTCGCTGCCTCCGGCAACAGGGTGGCGGACGATGCCGGAACGGAGTGCAGCGAGACCGCACTGCTGCTCCGGATGCCGGACGGCACCATCAAGTACCGGGCCACGAACTCCGTAGACCCGGTGGGAATTAACGGCCAGGCCGTGTACAACGGCACGGACCGCGCCGACCGCGTCCACGGCGGCGTGGACAACGACACCTTCTGGGGCGGCAAGGGCAACGACGTCATTGAAGGCGGTGACGGCGCCGATACGGTCCTCGGCGGCGAGGGCAACGACATTGTTACCGATCTTGCCGGCGACGACATCCTCAAGGGCGGCCCGGGCAATGACGCGCTCGACGGCGGCCCGGGCCTGGATCTGATGCTCGGCGGGGACGGCAAGGACTTCATCAACGGCGGGGCGAATTCGAACGAAACCTTCGCCGGCGAAGGCGACGACTTCGTGATCGCCGGTGAAGGCCTGGACGGCGTCTTCGGCGGCGGCGGGGACGACTGGGCCGAGGGCGGCGACAGCCCCGACCTGCTGATCGGCGACTCCAGCAACCTGTTCTTCCTCGACGATTCGCAGAAGCCCGGCCACGACATCCTCATCGGCCAGGGCGGCGATGACGACTACGACATGGAGGGCGGCGACGACATCGGCCTGGCCGGGCCGGGCATCGAGAAGGCGGCCGGGGCGTCAGGCTTCGACTGGGAAATCGGCGCGTACGATCCCCAGCCGCAGGACGCCGACCTCAACCTGCCGATCGCACCGCTGGACATCCTGCAGGTGGGCGTCCGGGACCGGTACAACGAGGTGGAGGCACTCTCCGGCGGTCCGTTCGCCGACACCCTCCGCGGCGACGACCTCACCCCCCGGACGGTGGGAGGCGGCGGCTTCATCGGCTGTGACGTCCTGGACCAGGCCGGCGTCGACCGGATCGTGGGACTCGACCAGCTGATTACTTCCCTACCCACGCCGGTGGAGGACGTTATCAACGCGTCGGCTTCGAAGGAATGCCCTGTCCTCACCGGATCCCAGGTGTGGGGCGAGGGCAACATCCTCCTCGGCGGCGGCGGTGACGACACCATCGAGGGCCGCGGCGGGAATGACATCATCGACGGCGACCGGTACCTCAGCGTCCGGCTCAGCGTCCGCACGGACCCCGCAGATCCGGCCACCGAAGTGGGCAGCGCCACGTCCATGACGGCCCAGTTCCAGCGGGCCGCTGACGGCACGCTGACCGGTCCGACGCTCCAGCAGGCAGTTTTCGCCGGCAGCATCGACCCGGGGGACGTCGTGGCGGTGCGGGAGATCCTCAGCTCGGCCGAGGGCACCGACACCGCAGTGTTCTCGGACCTCGAGTTCAACTACACCATCACCACCACCGGCGGCGACGGCACGCTTGGCTCCCCCGGCTCCGTCACCACCGTCCAGCACAACGGCGGCCGGGACGGCACGGACACCCTGCGCAACGTCGAGCTGCTCGTCTTTGGCAATGGGACCGGCACCGGTAACGGCAACGGCAACGGCGGAAACGGGAATGGCGGGAACGGCGCCGACGACGGCATCGGCGGGGTCATCCCGGGCGACGGCGAGGTGGTGGTCATCATTGATCCCGTTCCCGACCCCGCGACGGATCCCGGCACTCCGCCCGTTGACCCCGCACCGGTAGACCCGGCACCCGCGGACCCGCCCGCCAACCCGGCACCCGCGGACCCGCCCGCCAACCCGGCACCCGCGGACCCGCCCGCCAACCCGGCACCCGTGGACCCACCGGCCAACCCGGCACCCGTGGACCCACCGGCTAATCCGGCACCGGCGGACCCGCCCGCCAACCCGGCACCCGTTGACCCGCCCGCCAACCCGGCACCCGTGGACCCCCCGGCTAACCCGGCACCCGCGTCAGGCGGCGTCGCCGTCAGGACTGTCGATGCCACGGGCACCCAGGTGGGCGAGATCATCATGGCCGAGCCCGGCACATCCCGGGTGGTGGTCCGCGGCCTGGAGAACGGTGAGGCCTACCGGTTCCAGGTAGCCCCCACCACAGGGGACGACAGCGAGCCGACGTTCTCGGCGCTGAGCGAACCTGTTGTCCCCAGCCCGGAAGCTGGACTCCGCAGCCAGGCCGGCGGCAGCGCCGTGGCACCGGTCCCCGCGGAGCCTGTGACCGAGCAGCAGCCCGCGGTCACAGGTACCCTGCCGCTCGGAGGCCTGGCCGCCGTCGCGCCTGTCCTCCTTATTGCCCTGGGGCACTATCTGGCCACGGGCGAAGGGGCCACACCCCTGGGCCTGGCCATAGGGGGCCTGCTGGCAGCCGCAGCCTTGCTGGCTTTCCGGTTCTACTCCGCCCGTTCCAAGGGCAGGACAGCAGGCACCGGAACAGCCAGCAATGCGAAGGCCGGCGACAGAGCGTGA
- a CDS encoding MFS transporter, whose protein sequence is MSGQEAAVDTSLRTPEERSRTFAGILINTALANVTTSYLWFALTFWVYLETRNVIATGVVGGAYMLLIALSSISFGTFVDRYRKLAIMRFAAAFTLVMFVLSGVMFLLTPGAGLLDLGQPWFWIFTLIILVGAVVENLRNVALSTTVTILIEPDRRANANGMVGMVQGLAFIVTSVFSGLSVGLLGMGWTIAIAVVLTALAFLHLLTLRLPEETHVAASDAQGGFDLRGSIAAVLAVAGLFALIIFSTFNNFIGGVYMALMDPYGLEMFPVELWGLFLALGSTGFIVGGALIGKFGLGANPLRTLLIAVAIMGALGALFAIREWAWLYVAGIWLYLALVPCVEAAEQTVIQRVVPLNKQGRVFGFAMAFESAAAPITAFLIAPLAQFWIIPYARSSEGAAQLAPLLGEGTSRGIALVFLVAGIVMIVAAVLAFLTPVYRRVSASYAQAPAEETAGA, encoded by the coding sequence ATGTCCGGGCAGGAAGCTGCAGTCGACACGTCCCTACGAACCCCTGAGGAGCGTTCGCGCACGTTCGCGGGCATCCTCATCAACACGGCACTGGCCAACGTCACCACCAGTTACCTCTGGTTCGCCCTGACGTTCTGGGTCTACCTGGAAACCCGCAACGTGATCGCCACGGGAGTGGTGGGCGGCGCCTACATGCTGCTGATCGCCCTCTCAAGCATCAGCTTTGGCACCTTTGTGGACCGCTACCGCAAGCTGGCCATCATGCGGTTCGCCGCCGCCTTCACCCTGGTGATGTTCGTGCTGTCCGGCGTGATGTTCCTGCTGACACCCGGTGCCGGCCTGCTGGACCTCGGGCAGCCCTGGTTCTGGATCTTCACCCTGATCATCCTGGTGGGCGCGGTGGTGGAGAACCTGCGCAACGTGGCCCTGTCCACCACCGTCACCATCCTCATCGAGCCGGACCGGCGCGCCAACGCCAACGGCATGGTGGGGATGGTCCAGGGACTTGCCTTCATCGTGACGTCGGTATTCTCCGGGCTGTCCGTGGGACTCCTGGGCATGGGCTGGACCATCGCCATCGCCGTGGTCCTCACCGCCCTTGCGTTCCTGCACCTGCTGACCCTGCGCCTGCCGGAGGAAACCCACGTGGCGGCCAGCGACGCCCAGGGCGGCTTCGACCTCCGCGGCTCCATCGCCGCCGTGCTTGCCGTTGCCGGGTTGTTCGCACTGATCATCTTCTCCACGTTCAACAACTTCATCGGCGGCGTCTACATGGCCCTGATGGACCCCTATGGGCTCGAGATGTTTCCCGTGGAGCTGTGGGGCCTGTTCCTGGCCCTGGGCTCCACCGGGTTCATTGTGGGCGGTGCCCTGATTGGCAAGTTCGGCCTGGGCGCCAACCCGCTGCGGACCTTGCTGATCGCCGTCGCCATCATGGGTGCGCTCGGGGCCCTGTTCGCCATCCGGGAATGGGCCTGGCTGTACGTGGCGGGAATCTGGCTGTACCTGGCGCTGGTGCCATGCGTCGAGGCCGCCGAGCAGACCGTGATCCAACGGGTTGTCCCGCTCAACAAGCAGGGCCGGGTATTCGGGTTCGCCATGGCCTTCGAATCCGCGGCGGCACCCATCACGGCGTTCCTGATCGCACCGCTCGCCCAGTTCTGGATCATCCCCTACGCCCGGTCCAGTGAAGGGGCGGCACAGCTGGCGCCGCTGCTGGGTGAAGGGACGTCCCGGGGCATCGCCCTGGTGTTCCTGGTAGCCGGGATCGTCATGATCGTGGCCGCGGTGCTGGCCTTCCTCACCCCCGTATACCGGCGGGTGTCCGCGTCCTACGCCCAGGCCCCGGCCGAGGAGACGGCCGGGGCCTGA
- a CDS encoding type II toxin-antitoxin system HipA family toxin, with the protein MIKDLARLKFVTRADVYKAGVLAGHLNRGDNGGIVFTYNAAYLAAAGAPVSHSLPLTDAPVEAPSGAVPAFFAGLLPEGHRLTVLKDAIKTSLGDELSLLLAVGSDTPGDVQVVASGQDPVEPPALAEASHPETLDFAALADAIDPHGLPGVQAKASASMLTTPLSLAGRRYLLKLDPPRHRHLVANEAAHLAAAKALRIPVAKGTVVTDRNGLQGLLVERFDRTGKDGLARLALEDAAQVLNLPPSSKYAVSAEDAILALTDVCKARAVALRNLYMQCVFAWVTGNGDLHAKNMSVLQGENGAWAVSPLYDIPCTLVYGDDTLALTIGGRVKNLKARHWEQFASDIGLPARAAVSANQVALRAAAGVNLEALPFSGSPLNGALRELRFRRGELAA; encoded by the coding sequence ATGATTAAGGACCTGGCGCGCCTCAAATTCGTTACCCGGGCGGACGTCTACAAAGCCGGGGTACTGGCGGGACACCTGAACCGCGGGGACAACGGCGGGATCGTCTTCACCTACAACGCCGCGTATCTAGCCGCGGCCGGGGCTCCCGTATCCCACTCACTGCCGCTGACGGACGCACCCGTTGAAGCGCCGAGCGGCGCCGTTCCCGCGTTCTTCGCCGGCCTGCTGCCCGAGGGCCACCGCCTGACCGTGCTCAAGGACGCCATCAAAACCAGCCTTGGGGACGAACTCAGCCTGCTCCTGGCGGTTGGTTCCGACACCCCGGGCGACGTCCAGGTGGTCGCCTCCGGCCAGGACCCTGTGGAACCTCCGGCACTGGCCGAAGCGTCGCATCCGGAAACACTCGACTTTGCCGCGCTCGCGGACGCCATCGATCCGCACGGCCTTCCAGGGGTCCAGGCCAAGGCCAGCGCATCGATGCTGACCACCCCTCTTTCCCTCGCGGGCCGCCGCTACCTGCTCAAGCTGGACCCGCCCCGCCACCGTCACCTCGTGGCCAATGAGGCCGCACACCTTGCCGCGGCGAAAGCCCTGCGGATCCCCGTGGCAAAGGGCACCGTCGTCACAGACCGGAACGGATTGCAGGGCCTGCTGGTGGAGCGCTTCGACCGGACGGGGAAGGACGGCCTGGCCCGCCTGGCACTCGAGGACGCTGCCCAGGTCCTCAACCTGCCGCCGTCGTCCAAGTATGCCGTCAGCGCCGAAGACGCCATCCTGGCACTGACTGACGTGTGCAAGGCCAGGGCTGTTGCCCTCCGGAACCTCTACATGCAATGCGTCTTCGCCTGGGTGACCGGCAACGGCGACCTGCATGCGAAAAACATGTCAGTCCTCCAAGGCGAAAACGGAGCCTGGGCTGTGTCGCCCCTGTACGACATTCCCTGCACCCTAGTGTACGGCGACGATACCCTGGCCCTGACCATCGGCGGCCGGGTCAAGAACCTCAAAGCCCGGCACTGGGAACAGTTCGCGTCCGATATCGGGCTCCCTGCCCGCGCTGCGGTGTCCGCGAACCAGGTGGCCCTCCGGGCGGCTGCAGGAGTCAACCTGGAGGCACTGCCCTTTTCCGGATCACCACTGAACGGGGCACTGCGTGAGCTGCGGTTCCGCCGCGGCGAACTGGCGGCCTGA
- a CDS encoding helix-turn-helix transcriptional regulator — protein MEDVAAIGAGIRRARKEAGITQGTLADLIGTSPRTIHAIETGTGNPSLITVVAAANAVGLHLRTADD, from the coding sequence ATGGAGGATGTGGCAGCCATAGGTGCCGGCATCCGGCGCGCCCGGAAGGAAGCGGGGATCACCCAGGGCACGCTGGCGGACCTGATCGGAACGTCACCCCGCACCATCCACGCCATCGAAACGGGGACCGGCAATCCGTCCCTGATCACCGTCGTGGCGGCCGCCAACGCGGTGGGGCTGCACCTCCGGACCGCCGATGATTAA
- a CDS encoding SDR family oxidoreductase yields the protein MRIAVAGGTGTVGRHVMDVAVQRGHEVVGLSRSGGVDLATGRGLDQALAGVETVIDVAGINSTATKKAVDYFTNASQNLLAAEEKAGVKHHVVLSIAGIDNARSGLYAGKLVQEDTVRHGDIPWTILRSTQFHEFVPLVVKVASAGPVVVVPKMFTAPVAAREVAEALVDAAEAGPRGRIPDLGGPRTEQLAGLVRTYLQKTGQRKKVVEAPFPGAMGKAMRSGALIPAAGAAVGRQTFQDWLDGLPR from the coding sequence ATGAGGATTGCCGTTGCCGGTGGGACCGGAACCGTGGGCCGCCACGTGATGGATGTTGCGGTGCAGCGCGGGCACGAGGTGGTGGGCTTGAGCCGTTCCGGCGGCGTGGACCTGGCAACCGGCCGGGGCCTTGACCAGGCGCTGGCCGGGGTTGAGACGGTGATCGACGTTGCCGGCATCAACAGTACGGCCACCAAAAAGGCCGTGGACTACTTCACGAACGCTTCGCAGAACCTGCTGGCCGCGGAAGAGAAAGCCGGAGTAAAGCACCACGTGGTGCTGTCGATCGCAGGCATCGACAATGCACGCTCCGGCCTCTACGCCGGGAAGCTGGTGCAGGAGGACACCGTCCGGCATGGGGACATACCGTGGACCATCCTGCGCTCCACCCAGTTCCACGAGTTCGTGCCGCTGGTGGTGAAGGTCGCCTCGGCAGGGCCGGTCGTCGTGGTGCCCAAAATGTTCACCGCGCCAGTGGCCGCCCGCGAGGTGGCGGAGGCCCTGGTGGACGCAGCCGAGGCCGGTCCGCGCGGACGGATCCCCGATCTAGGTGGCCCGCGCACAGAGCAGCTGGCCGGCCTGGTACGGACCTACCTGCAGAAGACCGGCCAGCGCAAAAAGGTCGTGGAGGCTCCCTTCCCGGGCGCCATGGGCAAGGCAATGCGCAGCGGTGCCCTGATCCCGGCGGCGGGTGCCGCCGTCGGGCGCCAAACGTTCCAGGACTGGCTGGACGGGCTGCCCCGCTGA
- a CDS encoding glycoside hydrolase family 26 protein, with the protein MSGEDTTSKDPARRRFTRASLKDFALPVVIAVAAAGIGIASIANGLASRDQAGQDNAAQAAPTLPRCEVPDRRSQVPASGALFGVNLDLHAKPLSQYAADLGHKPAVSVSFAGFPYTAEEKAHLDQAVTQIRADGQTMLLTLEPMQGLGAVTDEAVAALAADLAAFNDDGVPVIVRFAHEMNGSWYPWSQQPAAYVDAFSRMAKAVHTTAPGSSMMWAPNYGGGYPFAGGQYEAKRDTADFTALDTDGDGTVTMADDSYAPYYPGDDAVDWVGMSLYHWGAKYPWGENELPEANKFKDQLTGNYVGANGDDSLLSDFYHVYGQQHGKPVAIPESAALFAPGAGGAAEMDIKRSWWEQLFSPDLATEFPQLKMINWFEWDKNEVEVKGRVDWTVTNTPAVREAFTAALPDWFRYGPAQSCQPG; encoded by the coding sequence ATGTCCGGTGAAGACACCACATCCAAGGACCCCGCCCGGCGCCGGTTCACCCGCGCATCGCTCAAGGACTTCGCCCTGCCCGTGGTGATCGCCGTGGCAGCGGCCGGCATCGGCATTGCCAGCATCGCCAACGGGCTCGCTTCACGCGACCAGGCGGGCCAGGACAACGCTGCCCAGGCCGCCCCCACCCTGCCGCGCTGCGAGGTGCCGGACCGCAGGAGCCAGGTGCCGGCGTCGGGCGCGCTCTTTGGCGTGAACCTGGACCTGCACGCCAAACCCCTGTCCCAGTACGCCGCGGACCTGGGCCACAAACCCGCCGTCAGCGTGTCCTTCGCCGGATTCCCGTACACGGCGGAGGAGAAGGCGCACCTGGACCAGGCGGTCACCCAGATCCGCGCCGACGGCCAGACAATGCTCCTCACGCTCGAACCCATGCAGGGCCTGGGTGCCGTCACGGATGAGGCAGTCGCCGCGCTTGCGGCAGACCTGGCAGCGTTCAACGACGACGGCGTCCCCGTGATCGTCCGGTTCGCCCACGAGATGAACGGATCCTGGTACCCGTGGTCCCAGCAGCCCGCAGCGTATGTGGACGCCTTCAGCCGGATGGCAAAGGCGGTTCACACGACGGCGCCAGGCTCTTCGATGATGTGGGCACCCAACTACGGCGGCGGCTACCCGTTCGCCGGCGGCCAGTACGAGGCCAAGCGGGACACCGCGGACTTTACCGCCCTTGACACGGACGGCGACGGCACCGTCACCATGGCCGACGATTCCTACGCCCCGTACTATCCCGGCGACGACGCGGTGGACTGGGTAGGCATGTCCCTCTACCACTGGGGCGCGAAATATCCTTGGGGCGAGAACGAACTGCCCGAAGCAAACAAGTTCAAGGACCAGCTCACCGGCAACTACGTGGGCGCCAACGGCGACGACAGCCTGCTGTCGGATTTCTACCACGTGTACGGGCAGCAGCACGGCAAGCCCGTGGCCATCCCTGAATCCGCGGCGCTGTTTGCTCCCGGCGCGGGCGGTGCGGCCGAGATGGACATCAAGCGTTCCTGGTGGGAGCAGCTGTTCAGCCCGGACCTGGCCACCGAGTTCCCGCAGCTGAAGATGATCAACTGGTTCGAGTGGGATAAGAACGAGGTGGAGGTCAAGGGCCGCGTGGACTGGACCGTCACCAACACCCCGGCCGTTCGGGAGGCCTTTACCGCAGCATTGCCGGACTGGTTCCGCTACGGCCCGGCCCAGTCCTGCCAGCCGGGCTGA